One genomic region from Tripterygium wilfordii isolate XIE 37 chromosome 20, ASM1340144v1, whole genome shotgun sequence encodes:
- the LOC119986540 gene encoding coiled-coil domain-containing protein 186-like isoform X1, giving the protein MSSSSRSDGENPFDVEELLKIGARCGELRKEKDLLRESQAQSIDLIRRLELHVKSLSDARTEDKKQIQKLERELMNCSQEIDYLQDQLNARNLELNCLNEHSNNLELKLAGMEISQVHQLTEELMRSESECLLLVQELRNKELELENSASCIEKLEESISSAVLESQCEIESMKLDMMALQQTCFEAKKFQEKTFQEKDRMNRLIKDLEDQLQDAGDLIESLRRENKELRDRIALSEMNGRVFCQKIDKRPKDEETQHSNTLHSELESKLVISEEMNSCKDVFGSLISESAAMLNPDAKWKEEMESKSHQIHEYELLVKQLKEELKEEKLKAKEEAEDLAQEMAELRYQLTGLLEEECKRRACIEQASLQRIAELEVQIQGQGKSLSLVRCLPEA; this is encoded by the exons ATGTCGAGTAGCTCTAGGAGTGACGGTGAGAATCCGTTTGATGTTGAGGAGCTCCTGAAGATCGGGGCGAGATGCGGAGAG CTGCGCAAGGAGAAAGACTTGTTGAGAGAATCACAAGCCCAGAGCATTGATCTAATCAGG AGACTAGAGCTTCATGTGAAGTCACTATCAGACGCTCGAACAGAGGACAAGAAACAGATTCAGAAGTTGGAAAGAGAGCTCATGAATTGCTCTCAAGAAATAG ATTATCTGCAGGATCAACTGAATGCAAGAAACCTAGAACTGAACTGCTTGAATGAGCAttcaaacaatcttgagttgaaacTGGCAGGCATGGAAATTTCGCAGGTACACCAATTGACAGAGGAACTGATGAGGTCGGAGTCGGAGTGCTTGCTGTTGGTTCAAGAACTAAGGAACAAAGAACTAGAGTTAGAAAATTCAGCTTCATGTATAGAAAAATTGGAGGAGTCAATATCTTCTGCAGTGCTGGAGTCCCAGTGTGAAATAGAGAGTATGAAGCTTGATATGATGGCATTGCAGCAAACTTGCTTCGAAGCTAAGAAATTTCAGGAAAAAACCTTTCAAGAAAAAGATAGGATGAATCGGTTGATTAAAGATCTCGAGGATCAACTTCAGGATGCAGGGGATTTAATTGAAAGTTTGCGGAGGGAAAATAAAGAGCTGAGGGACAGGATTGCTCTATCTGAAATGAATGGTAGAGTATTTTGTCAAAAGATTGACAAGAGACCGAAAGATGAGGAAACACAACATTCAAATACTTTACACAGTGAACTAGAGAGCAAGCTCGTTATATCGGAAGAAATGAA CAGCTGCAAAGATGTGTTTGGTTCTCTCATTTCCGAATCAGCAGCCATGCTAAATCCAGATGCAAAATGGAAGGAGGAGATGGAGAGTAAGTCACATCAGATACATGAATATGAGCTTCTTGTGAAGCAGCTTAAG GAAGAGCTAAAGGAGGAAAAGTTGAAGGCAAAGGAAGAAGCAGAGGATCTTGCTCAAGAAATGGCAGAGCTTAGATACCAATTAACAGGTTTGCTAGAAGAAGAGTGCAAGCGACGAGCTTGCATTGAACAGGCATCTTTGCAAAGAATAGCTGAGTTAGAGGTTCAG ATACAAGGACAAGGAAAATCCTTATCTTTGGTCCGGTGTCTCCCTGAAGCATGA
- the LOC119986540 gene encoding lamin-B2-like isoform X2, giving the protein MSSSSRSDGENPFDVEELLKIGARCGELRKEKDLLRESQAQSIDLIRRLELHVKSLSDARTEDKKQIQKLERELMNCSQEIDYLQDQLNARNLELNCLNEHSNNLELKLAGMEISQVHQLTEELMRSESECLLLVQELRNKELELENSASCIEKLEESISSAVLESQCEIESMKLDMMALQQTCFEAKKFQEKTFQEKDRMNRLIKDLEDQLQDAGDLIESLRRENKELRDRIALSEMNGRVFCQKIDKRPKDEETQHSNTLHSELESKLVISEEMNCKDVFGSLISESAAMLNPDAKWKEEMESKSHQIHEYELLVKQLKEELKEEKLKAKEEAEDLAQEMAELRYQLTGLLEEECKRRACIEQASLQRIAELEVQIQGQGKSLSLVRCLPEA; this is encoded by the exons ATGTCGAGTAGCTCTAGGAGTGACGGTGAGAATCCGTTTGATGTTGAGGAGCTCCTGAAGATCGGGGCGAGATGCGGAGAG CTGCGCAAGGAGAAAGACTTGTTGAGAGAATCACAAGCCCAGAGCATTGATCTAATCAGG AGACTAGAGCTTCATGTGAAGTCACTATCAGACGCTCGAACAGAGGACAAGAAACAGATTCAGAAGTTGGAAAGAGAGCTCATGAATTGCTCTCAAGAAATAG ATTATCTGCAGGATCAACTGAATGCAAGAAACCTAGAACTGAACTGCTTGAATGAGCAttcaaacaatcttgagttgaaacTGGCAGGCATGGAAATTTCGCAGGTACACCAATTGACAGAGGAACTGATGAGGTCGGAGTCGGAGTGCTTGCTGTTGGTTCAAGAACTAAGGAACAAAGAACTAGAGTTAGAAAATTCAGCTTCATGTATAGAAAAATTGGAGGAGTCAATATCTTCTGCAGTGCTGGAGTCCCAGTGTGAAATAGAGAGTATGAAGCTTGATATGATGGCATTGCAGCAAACTTGCTTCGAAGCTAAGAAATTTCAGGAAAAAACCTTTCAAGAAAAAGATAGGATGAATCGGTTGATTAAAGATCTCGAGGATCAACTTCAGGATGCAGGGGATTTAATTGAAAGTTTGCGGAGGGAAAATAAAGAGCTGAGGGACAGGATTGCTCTATCTGAAATGAATGGTAGAGTATTTTGTCAAAAGATTGACAAGAGACCGAAAGATGAGGAAACACAACATTCAAATACTTTACACAGTGAACTAGAGAGCAAGCTCGTTATATCGGAAGAAATGAA CTGCAAAGATGTGTTTGGTTCTCTCATTTCCGAATCAGCAGCCATGCTAAATCCAGATGCAAAATGGAAGGAGGAGATGGAGAGTAAGTCACATCAGATACATGAATATGAGCTTCTTGTGAAGCAGCTTAAG GAAGAGCTAAAGGAGGAAAAGTTGAAGGCAAAGGAAGAAGCAGAGGATCTTGCTCAAGAAATGGCAGAGCTTAGATACCAATTAACAGGTTTGCTAGAAGAAGAGTGCAAGCGACGAGCTTGCATTGAACAGGCATCTTTGCAAAGAATAGCTGAGTTAGAGGTTCAG ATACAAGGACAAGGAAAATCCTTATCTTTGGTCCGGTGTCTCCCTGAAGCATGA
- the LOC119986596 gene encoding plant intracellular Ras-group-related LRR protein 7 has protein sequence MGCCASKSADTKASQIARWRATGIVALRDAKLKTFPDGVLDLGSTVRTLDVTHNKLVNIPIEINKLINLQRLVLSDNLIEQLPMNLWKLQSLKAMILDGNRITSLSDELGQLVRLERLSISGNLLTSLPQTIGSLRNLLLLDVSNNKLKYLPESIGSCFSLEELQANDNLIEDLPSSVCNLIHLKSLCLNNNKLNQIPPNILKDCKALQNIALHDNPISMDKFQQMEGFPEFEARRKKKFDKQIDSNVMIGSKGLDEGVDL, from the exons ATGGGCTGCTGCGCGAGTAAAAGCGCTGACACCAAAGCCAGCCAGATCGCGCGGTGGCGCGCCACCGGCATTGTCGCCTTGCGTGACGCCAAATTGAAG ACATTTCCTGATGGAGTTCTTGATTTGGGCAGTACTGTGCGCACTCTTGATGTAACACACAACAAATTAG TTAACATTCCTATTGAGATTAACAAATTAATCAACTTGCAACGACTG GTCTTATCTGATAACCTTATTGAGCAACTTCCGATGAATCTCTGGAAACTTCAGTCTTTGAAGGCTATGATACTAGATGGAAATCGAATAACTTCCTTGTCTGATGAAT TGGGCCAGCTGGTGAGGCTTGAGAGATTATCCATTTCAGGAAATTTGTTAACAAGCTTGCCTCAGACTATTGGGAGCTTGCGCAAT TTGTTGCTTTTGGATGTGTCAAACAACAAGTTGAAATATCTTCCGGAGTCAATTGGTAGTTGCTTTTCTCTGGAAGAATTACAAGCGAATG ATAATCTGATTGAGGATCTTCCTTCATCGGTTTGCAATCTCATTCACTTAAAATCTCTTTGCTTGAACAATAATAAACTGAACCAG ATTCCTCCAAATATATTGAAAGACTGCAAAGCATTGCAAAACATTGCCCTGCATGACAACCccatttcaatggataaatttCAGCAG ATGGAAGGATTCCCGGAGTTTGAagcaaggaggaagaagaagtttgACAAGCAGATTGATTCAAATGTGATGATCGGTTCCAAAGGCCTCGATGAGGGTGTTGATTTGTGA
- the LOC119986954 gene encoding zinc finger protein ZAT4-like: MGEYQEFRHECKFCRKRFQCGRSLGGHMRSHNINDTDGKLNTDHESTGYGLRENPRKTWRFTDHSTEDLDSTSEAEAAVSNRRSKRITRYCMMTTADSSLSLTNASSSVTDIEQEQEEVAMCLIMLSKDACNRSRFEFLAEYSDNNSVSLDAPSSTQTSKNASKIMKPEDFVDAIMKREKIETNKTRPDQASYDSSKRKSSNHFDPDCSKRFRIDASDSKFFNSSNKRNKFECTSCSKTFRSYQALGGHRASHKKNKGCFASGINSSNSSTETAGRSSVEHFIEHCDNKTERGVRTKKRSEGHQCSVCLKVFSSGQALGGHEITFSPSTFNNHLQRLEISLLSIFLLLLLKKRTMRSK, from the coding sequence ATGGGTGAATATCAAGAATTCAGACATGAGTGCAAGTTCTGCAGGAAGAGGTTTCAATGTGGTAGATCCTTGGGAGGCCACATGAGGTCTCACAACATCAATGACACTGATGGCAAGCTAAACACAGATCATGAATCCACTGGTTATGGCCTCAGAGAGAATCCCAGGAAGACTTGGAGGTTCACAGATCATTCAACTGAAGACCTTGACAGTACATCAGAAGCCGAAGCTGCGGTTTCAAATCGAAGATCAAAAAGAATAACAAGGTATTGTATGATGACAACTGCAGATTCTTCATTGTCTTTAACTAACGCTTCCTCTTCTGTTACTGATATTgagcaagaacaagaagaggTTGCAATGTGCTTGATCATGCTATCTAAGGATGCGTGTAACCGGAGTCGTTTTGAGTTTCTTGCTGAGTATTCTGATAATAATTCTGTCTCTTTGGATGCTCCCTCATCCACTCAAACTAGTAAAAATGCTAGTAAGATTATGAAACCTGAAGATTTTGTTGATGCTATtatgaagagagaaaaaattgaGACCAACAAAACTAGACCAGATCAAGCTAGTTATGATTCAAGCAAGAGAAAATCGAGCAATCATTTCGATCCTGATTGCTCGAAGAGATTCAGGATCGATGCTTCTGATTCTAAATTCTTCAATAGCTCTAATAAGAGAAATAAATTCGAGTGTACTAGTTGCAGCAAGACATTCCGCTcttaccaagctctaggaggtCACAGAGCCAGccataaaaagaacaaaggCTGCTTTGCGTCCGGAATTAacagcagcaacagcagcacTGAAACTGCTGGCAGAAGTTCTGTCGAGCATTTTATCGAACACTGTGACAACAAGACTGAGAGAGGTGTCAGGACAAAGAAGAGGAGTGAAGGGCATCAATGCTCAGTTTGTCTCAAGGTTTTCTCTTCAGGCCAAGCATTGGGTGGACACGAGATCACATTTAGTCCATCAACATTCAACAACCACCTCCAGAGATTGGAAATTTCATTGCTCTCAATTTTCCTGCTGCTCCTGTTGAAGAAGAGAACAATGAGGAGCAAGTAG
- the LOC119987102 gene encoding heparanase-like protein 1, with protein sequence MGFQHQLFLFLSFFPAILAGKVTITVDTSKTIAETDDNFICATIDWWPHDKCNYKHCPWGSSSILNLNLSHPSLKKAIEAFRSLRIRLGGSLEDQVVYGVGNLESPCDPLKAEKNGLLGFSKGCLPMKRWDELNNFLAKTGVIVTFGLNALYGRRHIKGKVWEGAWDSTNAHDFIKYTVSKGYKIDSWEFGNEICGRASYGANIDAELYGNDLIKLKKIIEDLYENSDSTPSLLAPGGFFDQVWFAKLLQVSGLGIVDSVTHHIYNLGPAGNPNLVEKILNRRLLNKLARTLTVVDQTIKDNGSWASAWIGESGGASTNGGYDVSDTFVNSFWYLDQLGMASKYNTKVHCRQTLIGGNYGLLNKETFAPNPDYYSALLWHRLMGKRVLAVKTNALSYLRSYAHCSKEGVGVTLLLINLHKATDYIIRVSKTMKMHLHLEAQGSRYLNKTVSWIGSKDFEPDGPKLFREEYHLTPEDGYLRSHTMFLNGKPLELTENGDIPILKPAQVDVNSEISIAHLSIAFIVFPNFHASACA encoded by the exons ATGGGATTCCAACACCAGTTATTTTTGTTTCTGAGCTTCTTCCCTGCTATTTTGGCTGGAAAAGTTACAATTACAGTTGATACGAGTAAAACAATTGCAGAAACTGATGATAATTTCATATGTGCTACAATTGATTGGTGGCCTCATGATAAGTGCAACTACAAGCACTGTCCTTGGGGATCTTCATCTATATTAAATTTG AATTTATCTCATCCTTCCTTAAAAAAAGCCATCGAAG CTTTTAGGTCTTTGAGGATAAGATTGGGAGGTAGTTTGGAAGACCAAGTAGTGTATGGTGTAGGCAATTTGGAGTCTCCTTGCGACCCACTCAAAGCGGAGAAGAATGGGTTGTTAGGGTTTTCAAAAGGATGTTTACCTATGAAAAGATGGGATGAACTGAATAACTTCCTTGCTAAAACAGG GGTCATTGTGACATTTGGGTTGAATGCACTATATGGGAGGCGCCATATTAAGGGAAAAGTTTGGGAAGGAGCTTGGGATTCTACTAATGCTCACgattttattaaatacactGTTTCCAAAGGATACAAGATTGATTCTTGGGAATTCG GAAATGAGATATGTGGACGGGCCAGCTATGGAGCAAATATTGATGCTGAACTGTATGGGAATGACCTGATCAAGCTTAAAAAAATCATCGAGGATTTGTATGAGAACTCTGACTCTACACCTTCACTTCTTGCACCAGGAGGATTTTTCGACCAAGTGTGGTTTGCGAAGCTTCTTCAGGTGTCAGGCCTTGGCATAGTCGATAGTGTGACTCATCATATATACAACTTGGGTCCAG CTGGTAATCCCAATCTTGTGGAAAAGATATTGAATCGCCGTCTTTTGAACAAACTAGCACGAACATTGACTGTTGTTGATCAAACCATTAAGGACAATGGTTCTTGGGCTTCTGCATGGATTGGAGAATCTGGTGGAGCTTCCACAAATGGAGGATATGATGTATCTGATACATTTGTGAATAGCTTTTG GTACTTAGATCAGCTTGGGATGGCATCCAAGTACAATACTAAGGTGCATTGTAGGCAGACTTTGATCGGAGGGAATTATGGCCTCCTCAACAAAGAAACTTTTGCACCCAATCCCGACTATTACAG TGCTCTTCTATGGCATCGTTTGATGGGGAAACGAGTTTTAGCAGTCAAAACCAACGCTTTGTCATATCTACGCTCTTACGCCCATTGTTCCAAAGAAGGA GTAGGTGTAACCTTACTCCTTATTAACTTACACAAGGCTACTGATTATATAATTAGAGTTtcaaaaaccatgaaaatgCATCTGCATTTGGAAGCACAAGGATCGCGTTATCTGAACAAGACGGTTTCATGGATTGGAAGCAAAGATTTCGAACCAGATGGACCAAAATTGTTCAGAGAGGAGTACCATTTGACTCCTGAAGATGGGTACCTAAGAAGTCATACCATGTTTCTTAATGGAAAACCATTGGAGCTTACAGAAAATGGAGACATCCCAATATTGAAACCTGCACAAGTTGATGTGAATTCTGAAATATCGATCGCTCATTTGTCTATTGCATTCATCGTATTCCCTAATTTTCATGCTTCTGCTTGCGCATAG